One Alcaligenes ammonioxydans DNA segment encodes these proteins:
- a CDS encoding H-NS histone family protein, protein MSVETYSSAKQKIEKEILRLQKQMKSLRVKQRRPVIASIVKSMQDNEITIEEVAEALENSARRGAGASTGPKTSLPPKYRHPGTQDTWTGRGRPPRWIIDAEANGRSREEFLIK, encoded by the coding sequence ATGTCAGTCGAAACTTACAGCTCCGCAAAGCAGAAGATAGAAAAAGAGATTCTGCGTCTTCAAAAGCAGATGAAATCCCTTCGAGTCAAACAGCGTCGTCCTGTCATCGCATCCATCGTCAAATCCATGCAAGATAACGAGATCACGATTGAGGAAGTCGCTGAAGCTCTGGAAAACTCTGCTCGTCGTGGTGCTGGTGCGTCCACCGGCCCCAAAACCAGCCTGCCTCCCAAATACCGTCACCCCGGCACCCAGGACACCTGGACGGGCCGTGGTCGCCCCCCACGCTGGATCATTGACGCAGAAGCCAATGGCCGCAGCCGTGAAGAGTTCCTTATCAAATAA
- a CDS encoding DUF4136 domain-containing protein: MMSLLPEVFSWRALRLLSLAFAALTTACAAPSWSAKLTRYQQWPANASGETYYIQPIPGDSNNLEYQSFADSVRASIGVTGLVEAPNLKSARFVVKMDYGNPQEQSWVPQFADSFYGPTGWGMGRGYYAPNDGWAGGFFYSPNVVNVPVTVYKNYLNVIITDNRNSGTEVYRATAVSYSHSDNLAQQMPFLSQAIFDRFPGNNGQVIDIRYPLPRD; encoded by the coding sequence ATGATGAGCTTACTTCCTGAAGTATTTTCCTGGCGCGCCCTGCGTCTGCTGAGTCTGGCGTTTGCCGCCTTGACCACGGCGTGCGCTGCGCCTAGTTGGTCTGCCAAATTGACACGCTATCAACAGTGGCCCGCGAACGCCAGTGGAGAGACCTATTACATTCAGCCTATACCAGGCGATAGCAATAATCTGGAGTACCAGTCTTTTGCCGATTCGGTACGCGCCTCGATTGGCGTGACCGGGCTGGTGGAGGCCCCGAACCTGAAGTCAGCGCGCTTTGTGGTGAAAATGGATTATGGCAATCCTCAGGAACAAAGCTGGGTGCCGCAATTTGCCGATAGTTTTTATGGCCCGACCGGGTGGGGAATGGGACGTGGCTATTATGCGCCAAATGATGGTTGGGCAGGCGGGTTCTTTTATTCGCCGAATGTCGTGAACGTTCCGGTTACCGTGTATAAGAATTATCTAAATGTAATTATTACAGATAATCGAAACTCGGGCACAGAAGTGTATCGTGCTACGGCCGTGTCTTATAGCCATTCCGACAACCTGGCCCAGCAGATGCCATTTTTGTCCCAGGCCATATTTGATCGCTTCCCTGGTAATAATGGACAGGTGATTGATATCCGCTATCCACTGCCTCGGGATTGA
- the pepN gene encoding aminopeptidase N: MRTDTLPTISRHDYQPYPYQIDQVRLEFDLAAEQTLVRLAFRARSRDGQIQPLVLDGEDIELLEVSLDGNLVSPQDYLLNDQGLTLSPPAAEFDLVLVSRCRPQENTMLMGLYVSGNSLFTQCEAQGFRRITFFPDRPDVMSRYEVVLRGDATLYPYLLSNGNLLESTTLDDGRKQAVWEDPFPKPSYLFALVAGDFDVREREIKKANGQPALLQVYCDRGDGDKTEWAMQCLEHSVRWDEQRFGLALDLDRFMIVAARDFNMGAMENKGLNIFNSAYVLADAESTTDASFHAVEAVIGHEYFHNWTGNRVTCRDWFQLSLKEGLTVFRDQEFSADMLAQGLDGAQAASARAVKRIDDVSVLRAAQFPEDAGPMAHPIRPESYQEISNFYTATIYEKGAEVIRMQHTLLGEDNFQAGIREYFKRHDGQAVTCDEFVDCMDSVYRQVKPGQSLDQFRRWYQQAGTPRVQVSLTHDAAKQTATLTLRQSNAPAGIEDKAAVKPPLHIPFALGMLDQHGQPLSLHLDGQKGETLVLDFTEAEQSWTFTHIPEAPVLSLLRNFSAPVKVDYYRPDAELALLARHDTDPFARWEAAQLLATRLILSSASGRTPSAAQQATVVQTWHALVQDPALSPAYKARILSLPSERELLEQTQPMTPRAIVQARRQLQRELGLALTPYWQELYQFLSLEQAPYSPDALQAGQRSLRNLALNYLLVAGVSTGPQLARNQYDQATNMTDRLGALSALVNYGDPEDRQDGLDDFFQRWQDNPLVLDRWFSLQATAPSTQVAQVRALMLHPAFSMRNPNRARSLIFQFCMNNMQAIHTPEGYAFWAEQVIALDKLNPEISARLARVFDNWARFEPQARDPLKAALERIQAEPGLSGNVAEIVNKALTL, translated from the coding sequence ATGCGCACAGACACCTTACCCACGATCTCCCGCCACGATTACCAGCCCTACCCCTATCAGATAGATCAGGTTCGGCTGGAGTTTGACTTGGCGGCCGAGCAAACCCTGGTTCGGCTGGCTTTTCGAGCCCGCAGCCGGGACGGCCAGATTCAACCTCTGGTACTGGATGGCGAGGACATTGAACTGCTGGAAGTCAGTCTTGACGGCAACTTGGTGTCCCCTCAGGATTACCTGCTCAATGATCAGGGCCTGACCCTGTCGCCCCCAGCAGCAGAGTTTGATCTGGTCCTGGTCAGCCGTTGTCGCCCGCAAGAAAACACCATGCTGATGGGCCTGTATGTATCGGGCAACAGCCTGTTTACCCAATGTGAAGCCCAGGGCTTTCGACGCATCACCTTCTTTCCCGATCGCCCTGATGTGATGTCCCGTTATGAAGTGGTACTGCGCGGCGATGCCACGCTCTACCCCTATTTGCTCTCCAATGGCAATTTGCTTGAAAGCACCACCTTGGACGATGGCCGTAAGCAGGCAGTATGGGAAGACCCCTTTCCCAAGCCCTCTTATTTATTTGCCCTGGTCGCCGGCGACTTTGATGTACGCGAGCGCGAAATCAAAAAAGCCAATGGCCAGCCTGCCCTGTTGCAGGTTTATTGCGATCGTGGAGACGGCGATAAAACAGAGTGGGCCATGCAATGCCTGGAGCACTCAGTACGATGGGATGAGCAACGCTTTGGCCTGGCGCTGGATCTGGACCGTTTCATGATCGTGGCCGCCCGCGACTTCAATATGGGCGCCATGGAAAACAAAGGCCTGAACATCTTTAATTCCGCCTATGTGCTGGCCGATGCCGAAAGTACAACTGATGCATCCTTCCACGCCGTGGAGGCCGTCATTGGTCACGAGTATTTTCACAACTGGACCGGCAACCGCGTTACCTGCCGCGACTGGTTCCAGCTCTCCTTGAAAGAAGGCCTGACGGTTTTCCGTGACCAGGAATTTTCCGCCGACATGCTGGCTCAAGGCCTGGACGGCGCCCAAGCGGCCAGCGCCCGCGCTGTCAAACGGATTGATGATGTCAGTGTGCTGCGTGCTGCTCAGTTCCCCGAGGATGCCGGCCCGATGGCCCACCCCATCCGACCCGAGAGCTATCAGGAAATCAGCAACTTCTACACGGCCACGATTTACGAGAAAGGCGCTGAAGTCATTCGTATGCAGCACACGCTGCTGGGCGAGGACAATTTCCAGGCGGGCATTCGGGAGTACTTCAAACGCCATGATGGGCAGGCCGTCACCTGCGATGAGTTCGTGGACTGCATGGACAGCGTCTATCGTCAGGTCAAGCCAGGCCAAAGCCTGGATCAGTTCCGCCGCTGGTATCAGCAGGCAGGCACACCCCGCGTGCAGGTCAGCCTGACTCATGACGCAGCCAAACAGACTGCCACCCTGACTCTGCGCCAAAGCAATGCCCCCGCCGGGATCGAGGACAAGGCCGCGGTCAAACCGCCCTTGCACATCCCTTTTGCCCTGGGAATGCTCGATCAGCACGGCCAGCCGCTCAGCCTGCACCTGGATGGGCAAAAGGGCGAAACGCTGGTCCTGGACTTTACCGAGGCCGAGCAAAGCTGGACCTTTACGCACATCCCTGAAGCACCGGTCCTGTCCTTGCTGCGCAACTTCTCGGCTCCAGTCAAGGTGGACTATTACCGTCCGGACGCCGAACTGGCCTTGCTGGCCCGTCACGACACCGACCCCTTTGCCCGCTGGGAAGCAGCTCAGTTGCTGGCAACCCGCCTGATTCTGTCCTCAGCATCCGGACGCACTCCTTCGGCGGCACAACAGGCCACCGTGGTGCAGACCTGGCACGCTCTGGTGCAAGATCCTGCGCTGAGCCCGGCCTACAAGGCCCGCATTCTGTCCCTGCCCAGCGAGCGCGAACTGCTGGAACAGACCCAGCCCATGACCCCGCGCGCAATCGTTCAGGCCCGCCGTCAACTACAACGCGAACTGGGACTGGCCCTGACGCCCTACTGGCAAGAGCTCTATCAGTTCCTGAGCCTGGAGCAAGCTCCCTACAGCCCCGACGCGCTGCAAGCCGGTCAGCGCTCCTTGCGCAATCTTGCCTTGAATTATTTACTGGTCGCGGGAGTGAGCACTGGCCCGCAACTGGCGCGCAACCAGTACGATCAGGCGACCAACATGACTGATCGTCTGGGCGCGCTCAGCGCCCTGGTGAACTATGGCGACCCAGAAGATCGCCAGGACGGCCTGGACGACTTTTTCCAGCGCTGGCAGGACAATCCTCTGGTGTTGGATCGCTGGTTCAGCCTGCAAGCTACCGCCCCAAGCACTCAGGTCGCCCAGGTACGGGCTCTGATGTTGCATCCAGCTTTCTCGATGCGCAATCCCAACCGCGCACGCTCGCTGATTTTTCAGTTCTGCATGAATAATATGCAGGCCATACATACCCCGGAAGGCTATGCCTTCTGGGCTGAACAAGTGATTGCTCTGGATAAGCTCAACCCGGAAATCTCTGCCCGTCTGGCTCGGGTCTTTGATAACTGGGCCCGCTTTGAACCCCAAGCCCGCGACCCGCTCAAAGCAGCGCTGGAGCGCATTCAGGCTGAGCCCGGCCTGTCGGGCAATGTGGCTGAAATCGTAAATAAAGCATTAACTCTTTGA
- a CDS encoding class 1 fructose-bisphosphatase — MTSESVLKKNLTQYLVEQQRQKKTVTADVRLLLETVARACKAIGHAVSKGALGGVLGSLDSENVQGEVQKKLDVLSNEILLEANEWGGNLAAMASEEMDTLHRIPDYYPKGENLLLFDPLDGSSNIDVNVSIGTIFSVLSVPPEARDRVIEEQDFLQPGVRQVAAGYAIYGPQTMLVLTVGDGVAAFTLDKEMGSWVLTTERITIPEDTSEFAINMSNMRHWEAPVKRYIDDCLAGPEGPLGKNYNMRWIASMVADVHRILTRGGIFMYPRDARASGRKGKLRLMYEANPMSFLVEQAGGMSIDGTQRILDVQPTELHQRIGVILGSRNEVERVRQYHEQG, encoded by the coding sequence TTGACCTCGGAGTCTGTCTTGAAGAAAAACCTTACTCAGTATCTGGTAGAGCAACAACGCCAGAAAAAAACGGTCACCGCCGATGTGCGCCTGCTGCTCGAGACCGTCGCTCGCGCCTGCAAGGCCATCGGTCATGCCGTCAGCAAAGGAGCGCTGGGCGGCGTTCTGGGCTCTCTGGACTCCGAGAACGTCCAGGGCGAAGTGCAGAAGAAACTGGATGTACTGTCCAATGAAATCCTGCTGGAAGCCAATGAATGGGGCGGCAACCTGGCGGCCATGGCCTCCGAGGAAATGGACACCCTGCACCGCATTCCCGACTACTACCCCAAGGGCGAAAACCTGCTCTTGTTCGATCCGCTGGATGGCTCGTCCAACATCGACGTGAACGTCTCCATTGGCACCATTTTCTCGGTGCTGAGCGTACCGCCCGAAGCACGTGACCGCGTGATCGAAGAGCAGGACTTCCTGCAACCCGGCGTGCGTCAGGTGGCCGCCGGTTATGCTATTTACGGCCCACAAACCATGCTGGTGCTGACGGTAGGTGATGGCGTGGCCGCCTTCACGCTGGACAAGGAAATGGGCTCCTGGGTGCTGACCACCGAGCGCATCACCATCCCTGAGGACACCTCGGAATTTGCCATCAACATGTCCAATATGCGTCACTGGGAAGCCCCGGTAAAACGCTATATCGACGACTGCCTGGCGGGTCCCGAAGGCCCGCTGGGCAAGAACTACAATATGCGCTGGATTGCCTCCATGGTGGCAGACGTCCATCGTATCCTGACCCGCGGTGGCATCTTCATGTACCCACGCGATGCGCGCGCCTCCGGTCGCAAAGGCAAGCTGCGTTTGATGTACGAAGCCAATCCCATGAGCTTCCTGGTCGAGCAGGCCGGTGGCATGTCGATTGACGGCACCCAGCGCATTCTGGACGTACAGCCTACCGAACTGCACCAGCGTATTGGTGTGATTCTGGGTTCACGCAACGAAGTCGAGCGCGTGCGTCAGTATCACGAGCAAGGCTGA
- a CDS encoding quinone oxidoreductase family protein — protein sequence MTQMVKAIRIERNGGPEVLQWASVALPAPQEKEVTIRQKAVGLNFIDIYFRNGLYSSPLPHGLGFEASGIVEAVGEGVRHLKVGDRVAYGQSPLGAYAEARNVPADRVVRIPDGITFEQAAAMMLKGLTCWYLLRQTYRVHEGQTILFHAAAGGVGLYACQWARALGVKLIGTVSSPEKAALAKENGAWEVIDYSHEDVVQRVLELTNGQKVPVVYDGVGKDTWERSLDCLQPRGLMVSFGNASGPVTGVNLATLASKGSLYVTRPVLGAYVPTQETMQAAADEMFELVLQGKIKPLIGQRFPLDQVAQAHEALAGRRTTGSTVLTLD from the coding sequence ATGACCCAGATGGTCAAGGCGATACGGATTGAACGTAATGGCGGCCCTGAAGTATTGCAGTGGGCTTCGGTAGCCTTGCCTGCCCCGCAGGAAAAGGAAGTCACCATACGCCAAAAGGCGGTGGGTTTGAACTTTATCGATATTTATTTCCGTAATGGTCTCTATAGCAGCCCGTTGCCACATGGCTTGGGTTTTGAGGCCTCCGGCATTGTTGAGGCGGTCGGGGAGGGGGTGAGGCACCTGAAAGTGGGCGATCGTGTTGCTTACGGTCAAAGCCCCTTGGGAGCGTATGCCGAGGCACGTAACGTGCCTGCCGATCGAGTCGTGCGTATTCCTGATGGAATCACGTTTGAGCAGGCTGCAGCCATGATGCTGAAAGGTCTGACCTGCTGGTATTTGCTGCGCCAGACCTATCGCGTGCACGAAGGCCAGACGATTCTGTTTCATGCGGCGGCCGGTGGCGTCGGTTTGTACGCCTGCCAGTGGGCGCGTGCCTTGGGCGTGAAGTTGATTGGTACGGTTTCCAGTCCCGAGAAAGCCGCTTTGGCGAAAGAAAATGGCGCTTGGGAAGTGATTGATTATTCCCACGAAGACGTGGTGCAGCGCGTGCTGGAATTGACCAATGGCCAGAAAGTACCTGTTGTGTATGACGGCGTGGGCAAGGATACCTGGGAGCGCTCGCTGGACTGCTTGCAGCCACGCGGCTTGATGGTCAGTTTTGGCAATGCCTCCGGCCCGGTGACAGGCGTGAATCTGGCGACGCTGGCATCCAAGGGCTCCCTGTATGTGACTCGCCCTGTGCTGGGTGCTTATGTGCCGACACAGGAAACCATGCAGGCTGCTGCCGATGAGATGTTCGAGCTGGTACTGCAAGGCAAGATCAAGCCATTGATTGGTCAGCGCTTCCCGCTGGATCAGGTGGCTCAGGCTCATGAAGCCCTGGCGGGACGCCGCACGACCGGTTCCACGGTCTTGACCCTGGATTGA
- a CDS encoding DMT family transporter translates to MTHGRALAAIHVAAVLFGLTGIFGELIQVGAMLITAGRASFAVLALFISIRSQGRGLGQGMKAADFRTLLLASIMLAIHWATFFVAVKVGGVAIATLGFASFPAFITLCEWAVLRERVTVSEWVILALVTLGLLLVTPSFDFQDQSTIGLAWAVASGFTFAMFTLINRRAAKHLSAQQVAWWENLFVALMCWPFALPLLGDSTWMDWVWIALLGVFCTALSHYLLVSALTVLNARSAGIVIALEPVYAIAFAALLFAQYPSSRALLGGAIMIGAITWAGLRPPKSR, encoded by the coding sequence ATGACGCATGGACGTGCCCTGGCTGCCATACATGTGGCGGCCGTTCTGTTCGGACTGACCGGTATTTTTGGTGAACTGATCCAGGTCGGCGCCATGCTGATTACCGCAGGCCGAGCCAGCTTTGCGGTTCTGGCCTTGTTTATCAGCATCCGCTCGCAAGGGCGCGGTTTGGGTCAGGGCATGAAAGCAGCGGACTTTCGTACCTTGCTCCTGGCCTCCATCATGCTGGCCATTCACTGGGCCACTTTTTTTGTGGCCGTCAAAGTGGGCGGTGTGGCCATTGCCACCCTGGGCTTTGCCAGCTTCCCGGCCTTCATTACCTTGTGTGAATGGGCCGTGCTGCGCGAGCGCGTTACCGTATCGGAATGGGTCATTCTGGCCCTAGTCACCTTGGGCTTGTTATTGGTTACCCCATCTTTCGACTTCCAGGACCAATCCACTATTGGCCTGGCCTGGGCGGTTGCCTCGGGCTTTACCTTTGCCATGTTCACCTTGATTAACCGCCGTGCGGCCAAGCACCTGTCGGCACAACAAGTGGCCTGGTGGGAAAACCTGTTTGTCGCCCTGATGTGCTGGCCCTTCGCCCTGCCACTGCTGGGCGACAGTACTTGGATGGACTGGGTATGGATTGCGCTGCTGGGGGTGTTTTGTACGGCTTTGTCGCACTACCTGCTGGTCTCTGCGCTCACCGTGCTGAATGCCCGCAGCGCCGGGATTGTGATCGCCCTGGAGCCTGTCTATGCCATCGCCTTTGCGGCACTGCTTTTTGCTCAATACCCCAGCAGCCGTGCGCTGCTGGGCGGTGCCATCATGATTGGCGCCATCACTTGGGCAGGCTTGCGCCCACCCAAGTCCCGCTAA
- a CDS encoding tartrate dehydrogenase, producing MSNVHRIAVIAGDGIGKEVMPEGLRILEVVARRHAINFDWKVLDWSSDYYQKHGVMMPSDWKAQLMDTEAIFFGAMGWPDLVPDHVSLWESLFKFRREFDQYINLRPVRLMPGVRSPLAGREPGDIDFFIVRENTEGEYSNSGGIMFEGTQREVVIQESVFTRTGTDRVLKFAFELAKKRGKHVTAATKSNGISISMPWWDSRVAAMGEHYPDVKWDKYHIDILCAHFVQHPDWFDVVVASNLFGDILSDLGPACTGTIGIAPSANLNPERVFPSLFEPVHGSAPDIYGKGIANPVGQIWSGALMLDFLGYPQAAAEVVQAIEQVLANGPRTPDLGGQASTAEVGAAIAQVLEAMA from the coding sequence ATGAGTAACGTTCATCGTATTGCCGTGATCGCGGGAGATGGGATCGGCAAGGAAGTCATGCCAGAAGGGCTGCGTATTTTGGAGGTGGTCGCTCGTCGTCACGCCATCAATTTTGATTGGAAGGTGCTGGACTGGAGCTCGGACTATTACCAGAAGCATGGTGTCATGATGCCCTCGGACTGGAAAGCCCAACTAATGGATACCGAGGCCATTTTCTTTGGCGCAATGGGGTGGCCCGATCTGGTGCCGGATCATGTTTCCCTGTGGGAGTCCCTGTTCAAGTTCCGTCGTGAATTTGACCAGTACATCAACTTGCGCCCGGTGCGCTTGATGCCCGGCGTGCGTTCGCCGCTGGCAGGTCGTGAGCCTGGCGATATTGATTTCTTTATCGTGCGCGAGAATACCGAAGGCGAGTACTCCAATAGCGGCGGCATCATGTTTGAAGGCACGCAGCGCGAGGTGGTGATTCAGGAAAGTGTGTTTACCCGTACCGGTACAGACCGTGTCTTGAAGTTCGCTTTTGAACTGGCAAAAAAACGCGGTAAACACGTTACTGCGGCGACCAAATCCAACGGTATTTCGATCTCCATGCCGTGGTGGGATTCGCGCGTGGCCGCCATGGGCGAGCACTACCCTGACGTGAAGTGGGACAAGTATCACATCGATATTCTGTGTGCGCACTTTGTGCAGCACCCGGACTGGTTTGATGTGGTGGTGGCTTCCAACCTGTTTGGCGACATCTTGTCCGATCTGGGCCCGGCATGTACCGGCACCATTGGCATTGCGCCGTCGGCCAACCTGAATCCCGAGCGCGTGTTCCCATCCTTGTTTGAGCCCGTACACGGCTCGGCACCGGATATCTACGGCAAAGGCATTGCCAACCCGGTCGGTCAGATCTGGAGTGGTGCCTTGATGCTGGATTTCCTGGGCTACCCCCAGGCAGCCGCCGAAGTGGTGCAAGCCATCGAGCAGGTTCTGGCCAATGGCCCACGTACGCCGGATCTGGGTGGGCAGGCCAGCACCGCAGAAGTCGGTGCCGCCATTGCCCAGGTTCTGGAGGCGATGGCCTAG
- a CDS encoding 2-hydroxyacid dehydrogenase, which produces MPVSQPHLIIATARSTETARWAQEFRNAYPDWKVDEFVPGQPSTGATYAVVWQPDPILFQQEPDLRATFNLGAGVDAVAGSIPAGMPLYRLEDAGMAEQMAEYALYGVLRAVGRFTPYEEQARKGTWKAYRPIDRRQWPVAVLGLGAIGSKIAQVIASLGYPVQGWSRRLREADFPCYAGDQGLKDCVSASRILVNALPLTAQTEGLINRELLSHLQPGGFLINVARGGHLVDADVVEALQSGHLSGALLDAFTQEPLPADHPYWGIASVMVTPHISGITVRDLALEQIGSRIVLLQQGKPASGQVDHTLGY; this is translated from the coding sequence ATGCCAGTATCACAGCCTCATTTGATCATCGCTACGGCGCGGTCAACTGAAACCGCTCGGTGGGCGCAGGAGTTTCGCAACGCCTATCCCGATTGGAAGGTTGATGAGTTCGTCCCCGGACAGCCCAGCACGGGTGCGACTTACGCCGTGGTGTGGCAACCGGACCCGATCCTGTTTCAGCAGGAGCCCGACTTACGCGCTACGTTTAATCTGGGCGCGGGCGTGGACGCAGTGGCCGGTTCTATTCCGGCTGGCATGCCCTTATATCGCCTTGAAGATGCTGGCATGGCCGAGCAAATGGCGGAATATGCCTTGTACGGTGTTTTGCGTGCTGTGGGTCGTTTCACGCCTTATGAGGAGCAAGCGCGAAAGGGTACGTGGAAGGCGTATCGCCCGATTGATCGTCGCCAGTGGCCGGTCGCGGTGTTGGGATTGGGGGCGATTGGCAGCAAGATAGCCCAGGTGATCGCCAGTCTGGGTTATCCCGTACAGGGTTGGTCCCGTCGGCTGCGTGAAGCGGATTTCCCTTGCTATGCCGGTGATCAGGGGCTGAAAGACTGTGTCTCGGCCAGTCGTATTCTGGTCAATGCGTTGCCCTTGACTGCGCAAACCGAAGGTCTGATCAATCGCGAGCTTCTGTCGCATCTGCAGCCGGGCGGCTTTTTGATCAATGTGGCTCGTGGTGGGCATCTGGTGGATGCTGACGTGGTGGAAGCACTTCAAAGTGGCCATTTGTCTGGCGCCTTGCTCGATGCGTTTACCCAGGAGCCCTTGCCGGCTGATCATCCCTACTGGGGTATTGCCTCTGTGATGGTTACGCCGCATATCTCGGGCATCACCGTGCGTGACCTGGCCTTGGAGCAGATCGGCTCGCGTATCGTGCTGTTGCAGCAAGGCAAGCCTGCTTCAGGGCAAGTCGATCACACGCTGGGGTATTAA
- a CDS encoding helicase HerA-like domain-containing protein, with protein MADPILLAQNSHTPVYLLPALANRHGCITGATGTGKTVTLQVLAEAFSRLGTPVFLADAKGDLSGISQAAQANPKLQERLQRLGLPEPVWGANPVTFWDIFGEQGHPVRATISDMGPLLLSRILELNDTQEGILNIVFRVADDEGQLILDLKDLRALLLDVSDRAAQLRSQYGNIAAASVGAIQRALLRLETQGADRFFGEPALDVMDWIRTDASGRGMINVLAADKLMQSPRLYAVFLLWMLADLYERLPEVGDLDKPRLVFFFDEAHLLFTGAPKALLEKVEQVVRLIRSKGVGIYFVTQNPLDIPDTVLGQLGNRVQHALRAFTPRDQKAVKTAAQTMRPNPGLDIEAAITELGVGEALVSMLDAKGIPTPTERAWLVAPGSRIGPATEAERQMVRQASLLGLKYDQAIDRESAYEVLAKKAADAAANGAAGATQAGGPAVKDEGLMGVVNDFLFGSTGPRGGKKDGLVQSMIKTETKRAATKVLRGVLGSLFGGKR; from the coding sequence ATGGCCGATCCGATTTTGCTTGCTCAAAACAGCCATACTCCCGTCTATCTGCTGCCTGCGCTGGCCAACCGTCACGGTTGCATTACGGGCGCCACCGGGACCGGCAAGACCGTCACCTTGCAAGTGTTGGCCGAAGCCTTCTCCCGGCTGGGAACGCCCGTTTTCCTGGCCGATGCCAAAGGCGACCTGAGCGGCATATCCCAGGCAGCACAAGCCAACCCCAAACTGCAGGAGCGCCTGCAGCGGCTGGGCCTGCCAGAGCCGGTCTGGGGGGCAAACCCGGTCACCTTCTGGGACATCTTTGGCGAGCAGGGCCATCCGGTTCGCGCCACGATCTCCGACATGGGGCCGTTACTGCTCTCCCGGATTCTGGAATTGAACGATACCCAGGAAGGCATTCTGAATATCGTGTTTCGTGTGGCCGACGACGAGGGGCAGCTGATTCTGGATTTGAAAGATTTGCGGGCTTTGCTGCTGGATGTGTCGGATCGTGCGGCCCAACTGCGCAGCCAGTACGGCAATATTGCCGCGGCCAGTGTCGGAGCCATCCAGCGCGCCTTGCTGCGTCTGGAAACCCAGGGGGCGGATCGTTTCTTTGGCGAACCTGCTCTGGATGTCATGGACTGGATTCGTACCGATGCCTCCGGGCGCGGCATGATCAATGTACTGGCTGCCGACAAGCTGATGCAGTCGCCGCGCTTGTACGCGGTGTTTCTGCTCTGGATGCTGGCTGATTTGTACGAGCGCCTGCCGGAGGTGGGGGATCTGGACAAGCCTCGTCTGGTGTTCTTTTTTGATGAAGCCCACTTATTGTTTACCGGCGCGCCAAAGGCCTTGCTGGAGAAAGTCGAGCAGGTGGTGCGCCTGATCCGCTCCAAAGGGGTAGGTATTTATTTCGTGACGCAAAACCCGCTGGATATTCCCGACACGGTATTGGGTCAACTGGGCAATCGGGTTCAACATGCTTTGCGCGCTTTTACCCCACGCGATCAGAAGGCGGTCAAAACAGCGGCGCAAACCATGCGTCCCAATCCCGGCCTGGACATTGAGGCGGCCATTACCGAGCTGGGTGTGGGCGAGGCGCTGGTATCCATGCTCGATGCCAAGGGTATTCCCACACCTACCGAGCGCGCCTGGCTGGTGGCGCCGGGCAGTCGGATTGGCCCGGCTACGGAGGCTGAGCGACAGATGGTGCGTCAGGCCTCCTTGCTCGGCTTGAAGTATGACCAGGCCATTGACCGGGAATCGGCGTACGAGGTGCTGGCGAAAAAGGCGGCGGATGCGGCTGCCAATGGGGCGGCTGGAGCAACACAAGCCGGTGGCCCAGCAGTCAAGGACGAAGGGCTGATGGGTGTGGTCAATGATTTTCTGTTTGGATCAACCGGGCCACGAGGTGGCAAAAAGGATGGTTTGGTGCAGAGCATGATCAAAACGGAAACCAAACGGGCCGCGACCAAAGTGCTGCGTGGGGTGTTGGGATCTTTGTTCGGGGGGAAGCGTTAA
- a CDS encoding YebC/PmpR family DNA-binding transcriptional regulator: MAGHSKWANIQHRKGRQDAKRGKLWTKIIREVTVAARTGGPDPESNPRLRMAWDKATAANMPKDNILRAIQRGAGGADDANYEEIRYEGYGINGAAVIVDCMTDNRQRTVSDVRHAFTKNGGNLGLDGSVVFQFRHCGQFLFAPGTSEDTIMEIGLEAGADDIVTDEEGLIEVLCAPSDYPAVQAAFQAAGLTPEVEGVVMKALNETELSGEDAAKMQKLLDALEGLDDVQEVYTTAVMDEAE; the protein is encoded by the coding sequence ATGGCCGGACATAGTAAATGGGCGAATATTCAGCACCGTAAGGGTCGTCAGGACGCAAAACGGGGCAAACTTTGGACCAAGATCATTCGTGAGGTCACCGTGGCCGCACGTACCGGCGGCCCTGACCCCGAGTCCAACCCACGTTTGCGCATGGCCTGGGACAAGGCAACCGCAGCCAATATGCCCAAAGACAATATCCTGCGTGCCATCCAGCGCGGCGCAGGCGGCGCGGATGATGCCAACTACGAAGAAATTCGCTACGAGGGCTATGGCATTAACGGTGCTGCCGTGATCGTGGACTGCATGACCGACAATCGTCAGCGCACCGTCTCGGATGTGCGTCACGCCTTTACCAAAAATGGCGGCAATCTGGGTCTGGACGGCTCGGTGGTGTTTCAATTCCGCCACTGCGGCCAGTTCCTGTTCGCCCCGGGCACCTCGGAGGACACCATCATGGAAATCGGCCTGGAGGCCGGTGCCGACGATATCGTCACGGACGAAGAGGGCCTGATTGAAGTGCTGTGCGCTCCCTCGGACTACCCGGCTGTGCAGGCTGCCTTTCAGGCCGCAGGCCTGACGCCTGAGGTCGAAGGCGTGGTCATGAAGGCGCTGAATGAAACCGAACTGAGCGGCGAGGACGCCGCCAAAATGCAAAAACTTCTGGACGCACTGGAAGGCCTGGACGATGTTCAAGAGGTCTACACCACCGCCGTCATGGACGAAGCCGAATAA